One window of the Reyranella humidisoli genome contains the following:
- a CDS encoding amidase produces the protein MLLAVLLAIMAALNTLTATELAQRLDSGGATAEAIVRAHLDRIDQRDADVLAWSHLAREAALETARMLDRGPRKGLLHGIPMGVKDIIDSFDQPTTYGSPIYRTHQPLADAATVALAREAGAILLGKTVTTEFANRHPGPTKNPHNPGHTPGGSSSGSAAAVADFQSVLGTGTQTGGSVIRPAAFCGVVGYKPSYGHFAPAGMKANTEWLDTIGAYARSVEDIALFRAALMALPFTPIAKIDRPPRIAVAFTHHRHELSPEGTQAVNDAAAAFAKAGAQVSEIELPAPVRDMTEGQKTLSAFDGPRAHADEARRFPGLLSESLKKDKLEAGSKIDYETWVAARKLGETGRAAVDSLFSDIDVILTAPAKGEAPPGLERTGDATFNLLWTYLWMPCVTLPLTMGPTGLPVGIQLVGRQHEDAGLLDIAAWARSVLS, from the coding sequence ATGCTTCTTGCTGTTTTGCTGGCGATCATGGCCGCGCTCAACACGCTTACCGCTACCGAACTCGCGCAACGACTGGACTCCGGAGGGGCAACCGCCGAGGCGATCGTGCGCGCGCATCTCGACCGCATCGACCAACGCGACGCCGACGTGCTCGCCTGGTCGCATCTCGCGCGCGAGGCTGCCCTGGAAACCGCCAGGATGCTCGATCGCGGACCACGAAAGGGTCTGCTGCACGGCATTCCGATGGGTGTGAAGGACATCATCGACTCCTTCGACCAGCCGACGACCTACGGTTCGCCGATCTACCGCACGCACCAGCCGCTGGCCGACGCCGCCACCGTGGCGCTGGCGCGCGAGGCCGGCGCTATCCTGCTCGGCAAGACCGTGACGACGGAGTTCGCCAACCGTCACCCCGGTCCTACGAAGAATCCGCACAATCCCGGGCATACACCGGGCGGCTCCTCGTCGGGCTCGGCCGCGGCGGTCGCGGACTTCCAGAGCGTGCTGGGTACCGGCACGCAGACCGGTGGCTCGGTCATCCGGCCCGCCGCCTTCTGCGGCGTCGTGGGCTACAAGCCGAGCTATGGCCATTTCGCGCCGGCGGGCATGAAGGCCAATACCGAGTGGCTGGACACGATCGGCGCCTATGCCCGCAGCGTCGAGGACATCGCGCTGTTTCGCGCGGCCCTGATGGCGTTGCCCTTCACGCCGATCGCAAAGATCGACCGGCCGCCGAGGATTGCCGTCGCTTTCACACATCATCGCCACGAGCTGTCGCCCGAAGGCACCCAGGCCGTGAACGATGCCGCGGCGGCTTTCGCGAAGGCTGGCGCGCAGGTGAGCGAGATCGAGTTGCCCGCGCCGGTGCGCGACATGACTGAAGGCCAGAAGACACTGTCAGCCTTCGACGGGCCGCGCGCCCATGCCGACGAGGCGCGACGCTTCCCCGGGCTGCTGAGCGAGAGCCTGAAGAAGGACAAGCTCGAAGCCGGTTCGAAGATCGACTACGAAACCTGGGTGGCCGCGCGAAAGCTCGGCGAGACCGGCCGCGCGGCGGTCGATTCTCTGTTCTCCGACATCGACGTCATCCTGACGGCGCCGGCCAAGGGCGAGGCGCCTCCGGGACTCGAACGAACGGGCGATGCCACTTTCAACCTTCTCTGGACCTATCTCTGGATGCCCTGCGTGACCCTGCCGTTGACCATGGGCCCGACCGGCCTGCCGGTCGGCATCCAGCTTGTCGGGCGCCAGCATGAGGATGCAGGCTTGCTCGACATCGCGGCCTGGGCACGGAGCGTGCTGTCATGA